A window from Diachasmimorpha longicaudata isolate KC_UGA_2023 chromosome 5, iyDiaLong2, whole genome shotgun sequence encodes these proteins:
- the LOC135163060 gene encoding synaptic vesicle glycoprotein 2B-like yields the protein MTVEQQSGGLSTGEGTIDAAIGLAGIGKFTWKIVAINSLILVNAGFTTNSISLIFPASACDFNLTSMDQGVMTATPFLGMIVGSYFWGCLADLHGRKYALVIALASQGLFELVSSLVSNFWGYIFFKFLSGFSLIAQNAIVYPFVGEFQPLTLRKKVLCALEIAWVMGTIALPVLGWLIIPLNVSYTTNYFFFHSWNLFVFLYSLLAPTLALWLMTFPESPKYLAEQGEDGELAKAFEIMHSENTGESFDAFLTKLTDNGLHDLRMRLELKESRSAKGNISKRERAQKLFKDVIRNTGTLFRSPFLTQTLLICILWYCVASTFFSFTMWFPELVRRLETFEAMFPGEDAWVCSAVPAKNSTIVASNSKCSPNIPNEVYQHTLILGAACLPTNILVPLFVHKLGYKFFLVMSSGVAMIVTIGLFFVQSSTQNLILSSTYEGFLSISSALVLVVITELYPTQIRATASSLGVLIGRIGSVVGNLLMGHLIDNHCVTFIASNIVQLIICVIVSLILPLKRKGERPVSTSVVTLVTNEKN from the exons ATGACGGTGGAACAACAATCTGGAG GTCTTTCGACCGGTGAAGGCACCATTGACGCCGCTATTGGATTGGCcg GAATTGGAAAGTTTACTTGGAAAATAGTGGCGATAAATTCACTGATTCTGGTTAATGCGGGATTTACGACCAACAGCATAAGCTTAATTTTTCCAGCATCTGCTTGTGATTTTAATTTAACTTCTATGGATCAGGGAGTTATGACAGCAACTCCATTTTTAG GTATGATCGTTGGCTCTTACTTCTGGGGATGTCTCGCCGATTTACACGGAAGAAAATATGCACTAGTGATAGCGCTAGCCTCTCAGGGATTATTCGAATTAGTTTCATCCCTTGTTTCCAACTTCTGGGGCTATATATTCTTCAAATTTCTCAGCGGATTTTC GTTGATTGCTCAAAATGCAATAGTGTACCCGTTCGTTGGAGAGTTTCAACCCCTGACTCTCAGAAAAAAAGTTCTCTGCGCTTTGGAAATTGCATGGGTGATGGGCACAATTGCATTGCCTG ttcttgGATGGTTAATTATTCCTCTCAATGTCTCGTACACGACCAACTACTTCTTCTTCCATTCTTGGAACCTCTTTGTCTTCCTGTACTCGTTGTTGGCGCCGACATTAGCCCTATGGCTTATGACCTTTCCCGAGAGTCCCAAATACCTGGCAGAACAAGGGGAAGATGGAGAACTCGCCAAAGCCTTCGAAATTATGCATTCAGAGAATACAGGAGAGTCTTTTGACGCTTTTCTT ACAAAATTAACGGATAATGGATTACATGATCTCCGCATGCGTCTGGAGCTGAAGGAAAGTCGAAGTGCCAAAGGAAATATATCGAAACGAGAAAGAGCTCAGAAACTATTCAAAGATGTGATAAGAAATACAGGAACGTTATTTAGAAGTCCCTTTCTCACACAAACCTTGCTCATCTGCATACTCTGGTATTGCGTCGCTTCGACGTTCTTCTCCTTCACCATGTGGTTTCCAGAATTAGTCAGAAGGCTTGAAACCTTTGAAGCGATGTTCCCGGGCGAAGATGCCTGGGTCTGCAGTGCAGTTCCTGCAAAAAACTCGACTATTGTT gCTAGCAACAGCAAATGCTCACCGAATATTCCCAACGAGGTGTATCAACATACATTGATACTGGGAGCTGCTTGTTTACCCACCAACATCTTGGTGCCATTATTTGTACATAAATTaggatataaattttttttag tGATGTCGTCCGGTGTCGCAATGATCGTGACAATCGGATTATTCTTCGTGCAATCCTCGACACAAAATCTCATCCTTTCGTCGACCTACGAaggatttttatcaattagtTCCGCTCTAGTTCTAGTAGTTATAACCGAATTGTATCCGACGCAAATCAG aGCGACAGCCTCATCGCTTGGAGTGTTGATAGGAAGAATTGGATCTGTCGTTGGTAATTTACTGATGGGCCATTTGATCGATAACCACTGCGTGACTTTCATCGCGAGCAATATAGTTCAACTCATAA